A genomic region of Populus nigra chromosome 11, ddPopNigr1.1, whole genome shotgun sequence contains the following coding sequences:
- the LOC133668783 gene encoding immune-associated nucleotide-binding protein 9-like has product MGGSAMDDDWEFASPSNGVRTIVLVGRTGNGKSATGNSILGRKAFKSRASSSGVTSSCELQRTVLRDGQIINVIDTPGLFDFSAGSEFVGREIVKCINMAKDGIHAVLVVFSVRTRFSQEEEAALRSLQTLFGSKILDYMIVVFTGGDELEDNDETLEDYLGRECPQPLKEVLTLCENRRVLFNNKTKDVLKGVEQVQELLSLVNRVIEQNGGQPYSDELFAEIQKGEMNFRGQQEEVDSLKGNFSIGEISELQEQMKRQYEDQLKRVTDMVEMKLKEATGNLERRLAEEQAARLRAEESAQLEQRKSNEEIRMLRERLEKAHEELRNKGGCAIL; this is encoded by the exons ATGGGTGGAAGTGCAATGGATGATGATTGGGAGTTTGCTTCACCATCAAATGGGGTTCGAACAATTGTTTTAGTTGGACGCACAGGCAATGGAAAAAGTGCGACTGGTAACAGTATTCTTGGAAGAAAGGCCTTCAAGTCAAGGGCTAGCTCATCCGGTGTTACCAGTAGTTGTGAATTGCAGAGAACTGTACTGAGAGATGGTCAGATTATCAATGTCATTGATACTCCTG GACTTTTTGATTTTTCTGCCGGATCTGAATTTGTTGGCAGAGAAATTGTCAAATGTATTAATATGGCAAAGGATGGGATCCATGCTGTCCTAGTAGTTTTCTCAGTTAGGACCCGCTTTtcacaagaagaagaagcagcccTTCGTAGCTTACAAACATTGTTTGGAAGTAAGATACTTGACTACATGATTGTAGTCTTCACTGGGGGAGATGAGCTTGAAGATAATGATGAGACTTTAGAAGACTATTTGGGTCGCGAGTGTCCACAGCCTTTAAag GAAGTTCTCACACTGTGTGAAAATCGACGAGttctttttaataacaaaactaaAGATGTACTTAAGGGAGTTGAGCAGGTGCAGGAGCTTCTATCCCTTGTAAACAGAGTCATAGAACAAAATGGTGGTCAACCATACAGTGACGAATTATTTGCTGAAATACAG AAAGGGGAAATGAACTTCCGTGGTCAACAAGAAGAGGTTGATTCCTTGAAAGGGAATTTTTCTATAGGAGAAATATCAGAGTTGCAGGAGCAGATGAAAAGGCAATATGAAGATCAATTGAAACGAGTAACTGATATG GTTGAGATGAAGCTTAAAGAGGCAACTGGTAATCTTGAGCGGCGGTTGGCAGAAGAGCAAGCTGCACGATTACGGGCAGAAGAGAGCGCACAATTAGAGCAAAGGAAATCAAACGAAGAAATTCGCATGCTTAGAGAGAGGCTAGAGAAGGCTCACGAGGAGCTCCGCAACAAGGGAGGCTGTGCCATTCTATGA